Proteins from one Drosophila gunungcola strain Sukarami chromosome 3R, Dgunungcola_SK_2, whole genome shotgun sequence genomic window:
- the LOC128252937 gene encoding pyridoxine/pyridoxamine 5'-phosphate oxidase gives MKFLQTVRKMSQEVSELQLSALRLKYHERKDAFLEENIKVKNPFCVFRDWLELALKTPEILEPNAAALATVSAEGKPSNRYVLVKEATTEGFTFFTNYSSRKADEIKSNPNVAISFYWLPLRRSVRIEGVAEKIPREDSLKYFHQRPRASQIGAAASPQSQRIPSRNYLDEVEAGIKEKLGPDGEVPLPNWGGYLVRPNLIEFWQGQTDRLHDRIRFRRGASVESDVDGELVHKGEDGWVYERLAP, from the exons A TGAAGTTCCTGCAAACCGTTCGCAAGATGAGCCAAGAAGTCTCTGAGCTGCAGCTTTCGG CACTTCGGCTAAAGTACCATGAACGCAAGGACGCTTTCCTGGAGGAGAATATCAAGGTGAAAAACCCGTTTTGCGTGTTCCGCGATTGGCTGGAGCTGGCCCTAAAAACACCTGAGATTCTGGAGCCCAATGCCGCCGCCTTGGCCACCGTCAGTGCCGAGGGAAAGCCGTCCAATCGATATGTCCTGGTCAAAGAAGCCACCACAGAGGGATTCACGTTTTTTACCAACTACAGCAGTCGCAAGGCGGACGAGATCAAGTCCAATCCCAATGTAGCCATATCCTTCTACTGGCTTCCTCTGCGGCGGAGTGTCCGCATCGAGGGCGTGGCCGAGAAGATTCCGCGGGAGGATTCCCTCAAGTACTTCCACCAGCGGCCCAGGGCCAGTCAAATCGGAGCCGCTGCCAGTCCGCAAAGCCAGCGGATCCCATCGCGAAACTACTTGGACGAGGTGGAGGCGGGAATCAAGGAGAAACTGGGTCCCGATGGAGAGGTTCCACTGCCCAACTGGGGCGGTTACCTGGTGCGCCCCAACCTCATTGAATTCTGGCAGGGCCAGACCGATCGCCTTCACGATCGTATCCGCTTCAGACGAGGTGCAAGCGTGGAATCCGATGTCGACGGAGAACTGGTCCACAAGGGAGAGGATGGTTGGGTGTACGAGAGATTGGCACCCTAA
- the LOC128252926 gene encoding arrestin domain-containing protein 17 isoform X2, which translates to MPIECLISFDNNPQGVYYAGQELSGVVDLSVDATKRIKGIHVTVSGYAKIRWIKKGYPRDSERAMCRAYRSYLSSRSYVLGSCANNSSIDWPAGEYSYTFHVILPDNLPTSFDGKYGQIHYEIITTIERAGRYPKVFKLPFTVIQPLDLNADAIYRVPLEILDRKRFWSFCCPTGPLTVKFSTPYCGYAPGQKIHFVLYINNESSIDITECEVKLKQEVSYESHDPQHEYRYDKHLIARKQFGNVLRWSRKVYRGYLDLPSIPPTSVKPTCPISVNYSIKIIVNPTEFHWKLKLKIPLTIGSIPIMDGPEALLRFNRQQQQHQVASQNLQMSTQQRDRNADLDRDRDRDRDRDRDRTGASVQQQHLSSINNNNHGRFAGGLLPTNSNMNMIVNASPTPTSSTPSSTPTTAALRPTAMPAILVTSDSDNPPDYIPMMPPSYEDAMALSEKFSDDTEFLTNVSMSSILSAQADVTTKRLYDESSAQLRLTLSCQDSVPAEAEVDEEVTPNAPVGEFFVCEKK; encoded by the exons ATGCCCATTGAGTGCCTTATATCATTTGATAATAATCCACAAGGTGTCTACTATGCCGGACAGGAGCTATCCGGAGTTGTTGATCTCAGCGTCGACGCCACCAAACGCATTAAAG GCATCCACGTCACCGTCAGCGGCTATGCCAAGATACGCTGGATAAAAAAGGGATATCCGCGCGACAGCGAGCGAGCCATGTGCCGCGCCTACCGATCGTACCTGTCCTCGCGGTCCTACGTCCTCGGGTCCTGCGCGAACAACTCGAGCATCGACTGGCCGGCCGGCGAGTACTCGTACACCTTCCACGTCATTCTGCCCGACAACCTGCCCACGTCCTTCGATGGCAAGTACGGCCAGATTCACTACGAGATCATCACGACCATCGAGCGGGCCGGTCGCTACCCGAAGGTCTTCAAGCTGCCATTTACCGTGATACAACCCTTGGACCTGAATGCCGACGCCATTTACAGG GTGCCTTTGGAGATTCTCGATCGGAAGCGCTTCTGGAGCTTTTGCTGCCCCACGGGTCCGTTGACGGTGAAGTTCTCGACGCCGTACTGCGGATATGCACCCGGCCAGAAGATCCACTTCGTGCTGTACATCAACAACGAGTCCTCGATCGACATCACCGAGTGCGAGGTGAAGCTGAAGCAGGAGGTGAGCTACGAGTCGCACGATCCGCAGCACGAGTACCGCTACGACAAGCACCTGATCGCCCGGAAGCAGTTCGGAAACGTTTTGCGATGGTCGCGGAAGGTGTACCGAGGGTATCTGGACCTGCCTTCGATTCCGCCCACTTCGGTGAAGCCCACGTGCCCCATTAGTGTTAACTATTCGATTAAGATCATCGTGAACCCCACGGAGTTCCACTGGAAGCTGAAGCTCAAGATTCCGCTCACCATCGGCAGCATTCCGATCATGGATGGCCCAGAGGCCCTGCTGCGATTCAAtcgccagcagcaacagcaccaaGTAGCTAGTCAAAATTTACAAATGTCCACGCAGCAGCGCGACAGGAACGCTGATCTGGATCGAGACAGGGATCGGGATCGCGATCGGGATCGGGACCGGACAGGTGCCTCAGTTCAGCAGCAACACCTcagcagcatcaacaacaacaatcatgGACGCTTTGCGGGTGGACTACTGCCGACCAATAGCAATATGAATATGATAGTAAACGCAAGTCCCACGCCCACGAGCTCCACGCCCTCATCAACGCCAACAACTGCCGCCCTCAGGCCCACGGCCATGCCAGCGATATTGGTGACCAGCGATAGCGATAATCCCCCGGACTATATACCCATGA TGCCACCATCGTATGAAGATGCCATGGCTCTAAGTGAGAAATTCAGCGATGATACTGAGTTCTTGACCAACGTTAGCATGAGCAGCATTTTGTCCGCTCAGGCTGATGTTACCACAA AGAGGCTTTACGATGAGTCCAGTGCCCAGCTGCGTCTCACACTCAGCTGCCAGGATTCGGTGCCAGCGGAAGCGGAAGTGGATGAGGAGGTGACCCCGAACGCACCTGTAGGAGAGTTTTTCGTCTGCGAAAAGAAATGA
- the LOC128252931 gene encoding arrestin domain-containing protein 17, with the protein MSHRCDIQLDNPRGSYRAGETVNGHVYLTLSERALIKAICLEANGYAATAWQQPQKQKKSKNSEAQVQIQSLDFDYRVDYFAKIDYFVGSEASQPQIMEAGTYNYGFHVKLPKNCPGNYEGAHGHIRYTLQLLIHSSADRPLEILNVRQLQIFPQNSLIQETRGSEVQIHEQTPRLKFWMKPLHLQLQIPRQGYSPGAGISVHVKLHNPGKLPLRDVIYSLVQISTYVAHLRNKPKRMETKEERQTILSSSHELHSLPRGELENFQHLHMLQVPQTAATLSLAGCACIQLNYEVEVLVRTLQEKRLIASRIPVTIGNVTPPCPGKLLMQEPLEATAPTPTPPAETAQKLAPNFSVSTTSLASNFREAEFMVATNLNKTNKPYLSGEQLDFRPRYVYYEMEQTQSEEVKSH; encoded by the exons ATGAGCCACCGCTGTGACATCCAGTTGGACAATCCCCGGGGGTCTTATCGGGCCGGAGAGACAGTCAATGGTCACGTTTATCTGACCCTTTCGGAGCGTGCTTTAATCAAAG CAATATGTTTGGAGGCCAATGGCTATGCTGCAACCGCCTGGCAGCAGCCCCAAAAGCAGAAGAAATCAAAGAATTCCGAGGCGCAAGTGCAGATTCAGAGCTTGGACTTTGACTATCGCGTGGATTATTTTGCTAAAATCGATTATTTTGTGGGCTCGGAGGCATCACAGCCCCAGATAATGGAAGCGGGCACGTACAACTACGGTTTCCACGTGAAACTGCCCAAGAACTGTCCGGGTAATTACGAGGGGGCCCACGGTCACATCCGGTACACGCTCCAACTGCTGATACACAGTAGTGCAGATCGTCCGCTAGAGATTCTTAATGTGCGGCAGTTGCAGATTTTCCCGCAGAACAGTCTCATCCAGGAGACACGGGGTAGTGAAGTGCAGATCCACGAGCAGACCCCTCGCCTGAAATTCTGGATGAAACCACTGCACTTGCAGCTCCAGATTCCCAGACAGGGCTATTCGCCAGGAGCGGGCATTTCCGTTCACGTCAAGCTGCACAACCCGGGAAAACTCCCACTCCGAGACGTAATTTATTCCCTCGTCCAGATCAGCACCTATGTGGCACATCTGAGGAACAAGCCCAAGCGTATGGAGACCAAAGAAGAGCGACAAACCATCCTGAGCAGCAGCCACGAGCTTCATAGCCTGCCTCGCGGCGAACTGGAGAATTTCCAACACCTTCACATGCTGCAAGTGCCCCAAACTGCGGCCACTTTGAGTTTGGCAGGATGCGCCTGCATACAGCTTAACTACGAGGTGGAAGTGCTGGTGAGAACTCTGCAGGAGAAACGCCTCATTGCGTCCCGGATTCCTGTGACCATTGGCAACGTGACACCGCCTTGTCCGGGCAAACTTCTAATGCAAGAGCCGCTGGAGGCCACTGCTCCGACACCCACTCCGCCCGCCGAAACAGCGCAAAAATTGGCTCCAAATTTTAGCGTTTCAACGACCTCTTTGG CTTCCAATTTTCGGGAAGCCGAGTTCATGGTCGCTACCAATCTAAACAAGACCAACAAACCCTATTTGTCCGGGGAGCAGTTGGATTTTAGGCCACGCTATGTGTACTACGAAATGGAGCAGACTCAATCGGAGGAAGTCAAGTCCCATTGA
- the LOC128252928 gene encoding arrestin domain-containing protein 3 produces MPTTCVFQLDRLNPVYNSGEYISGRILLRTDKVKRVNAVYVTLEGEAKVQWSMSGKSETANYSGHQQYLHSRTNVFDNTLFRAGVHVYVLTLRIPPDCPSTCKGPYGYIAYTISLTIDKPWGFDEVFRKPINVVQTLDLNYNTEFALPVKDENLKYLCHWPCVSGPICSTLVLPASGFTPLQEVPFRLEVDNQSPHYDIIGVEVSIKQHFVFLSRKPVKRNFYTKTLVKELISDRTLRLSKRQYESSICVPMDTPRSTLNPNYIVFLHYTLQVKLKTGYFHYDTDLSVPIIVGTTSLQHLRHSVHTQQPVRRTPTPERQRLIERVTPRPPAVEEESGGEADAATEEPHQAIEDDEPPSYDSCLPPSFSFATLAGSQQTLGSNHAVVLQRIHLPKFPGFSTLIGTAPAHGMEDSGLDMHVYRSYGSLNTDHTGRSLDTFGSLCGPLSEQVVEQEQEADAGGETETEVLDVTAQVHRARIAEVEEELQDEHLF; encoded by the exons ATGCCCACCACCTGCGTCTTTCAGCTGGATCGCCTGAATCCGGTCTACAACAGTGGGGAGTACATCAGCGGTCGCATTTTGCTGCGCACGGACAAGGTGAAGCGGGTCAATG CCGTGTATGTGACCCTGGAGGGCGAGGCCAAGGTTCAGTGGTCGATGAGCGGCAAGAGCGAGACGGCTAATTACTCGGGCCACCAGCAATATCTACACTCCCGCACCAATGTGTTCGACAACACCCTCTTCCGGGCTGGCGTCCACGTATACGTGCTCACCCTGAGGATTCCCCCGGACTGCCCCAGCACCTGCAAGGGTCCCTATGGCTACATAGCCTACACCATCTCGCTGACCATCGACAAGCCCTGGGGCTTCGACGAGGTCTTCCGAAAGCCCATCAATGTGGTGCAGACGCTGGACCTCAACTACAACACGGAGTTCGCA CTGCCTGTGAAGGATGAAAACCTCAAGTATCTCTGCCATTGGCCCTGCGTCTCTGGTCCCATCTGCTCCACCCTGGTTCTGCCCGCCTCCGGATTCACGCCCCTGCAGGAAGTGCCCTTCCGATTGGAGGTGGACAACCAGTCGCCGCACTACGACATCATCGGCGTGGAGGTGTCCATCAAGCAGCACTTCGTCTTCCTGTCGCGCAAGCCCGTCAAGCGGAACTTCTACACGAAGACGCTGGTCAAGGAGCTGATCTCGGACCGCACTCTGCGCCTGTCCAAGCGGCAGTACGAGTCCAGCATCTGTGTGCCCATGGACACGCCCCGATCCACCCTCAATCCCAACTACATCGTCTTCCTGCACTACACGCTGCAGGTGAAGCTGAAGACGGGCTACTTCCACTACGACACGGACCTGTCGGTGCCCATCATCGTGGGCACCACCTCCTTGCAGCACCTCCGGCACTCTGTCCACACCCAGCAGCCGGTGAGGAGGACGCCCACGCCAGAGAGACAGCGCCTGATCGAGCGGGTGACCCCCCGACCGCCAGCGGTGGAGGAGGAATCTGGCGGGGAAGCGGACGCGGCCACCGAAGAGCCGCACCAGGCGATCGAGGACGATGAGCCGCCCTCGTACGACAGTTGCC TTCCACCCTCATTCAGTTTTGCCACTTTGGCAGGCAGTCAGCAGACTTTGGGGAGTAACCACGCAGTGGTGCTGCAGCGCATTCACTTACCGAAGTTTCCCGGCTTCAGCACACTAATCGGGACTGCCCCAGCTCACGGAATGGAGGACTCCGGCTTGGACATGCACGTGTACCGGTCGTACGGCTCCCTGAACACGGACCACACGGGCCGAAGTCTGGACACTTTTGGATCGCTCTGCGGTCCACTGTCCGAGCAAGTTGTGGAGCAGGAGCAAGAGGCTGATGCTGGGGGGGAGACGGAGACGGAGGTCCTGGATGTGACTGCCCAGGTGCACCGGGCCCGGATTGCGGAGGTCGAGGAGGAGCTGCAGGACGAACACCTGTTCTAA
- the LOC128252930 gene encoding arrestin domain-containing protein 17: MPSNCIFEFDRPEPIYYSGETINGRAILTTTSEKSVNEVYILFEGEAKVRWDERKTRSRNGKTEYYTEHFRGKQTYLNTRTNVFGSGNLPAGTHTYTFCIPLPLECPSSVAVQYGKICYEITVVIDRQWRFNNIFKQPLTVLQTYNLNMSPQLLMPLVREDIKHFCCWPCRSGPVLSTLTIPFGGYAPGQKIRFSLEIDNQSSGYDLDGIEVQLKQTYRFQAQTPHHKTREMEHILNQFGQEERVLRLSKKIIEGTLAIPAVPPSSRSNGIISVSYQVILSINTGSCHVDSDFEVPIVIGTIPLIQSAENPAHVSEWIPQTPDTPAGAAADLPPSYDKCKPPTFEEATNFGERFIDIDVDEHNRTDDFIPRYPMYTNFALPSAPPLLTEEPGSSLQQPVPVLSLPHDASAPLIEGSSIDRPSPSYGWNSNS, translated from the exons ATGCCATCAAACTGCATATTTGAGTTCGATCGCCCTGAACCGATTTACTATAGTGGGGAAACGATCAATGGACGAGCCATTCTTACAACAACATCTGAAAAGTCAGTAAACG agGTATACATACTATTCGAGGGAGAGGCGAAGGTGCGATGGGATGAGCGCAAGACTAGGAGCAGAAATGGAAAAACGGAGTACTATACGGAGCACTTTCGGGGCAAGCAGACGTATTTGAACACTCGCACCAATGTCTTCGGATCCGGAAATCTCCCAGCTGGTACGCACACCTATACCTTTTGTATCCCCCTGCCTCTGGAATGCCCCTCATCGGTGGCGGTACAGTACGGTAAGATCTGTTACGAGATCACCGTGGTCATCGATCGCCAGTGGCGCTTCAACAACATCTTTAAGCAGCCACTGACGGTACTGCAGACCTACAACCTAAACATGAGTCCTCAGTTGCTG ATGCCCCTAGTGAGAGAGGACATTAAGCACTTCTGCTGCTGGCCCTGCAGATCGGGTCCAGTACTCTCCACACTCACAATACCCTTTGGCGGCTACGCACCTGGGCAGAAGATCCGCTTCTCCTTGGAAATCGACAACCAATCGAGTGGCTATGACTTGGACGGTATCGAAGTTCAACTGAAGCAGACCTACAGGTTCCAGGCCCAAACTCCTCACCACAAGACTCGCGAGATGGAACACATTCTAAACCAATTTGGTCAGGAGGAACGGGTGCTGCGGCTGTCAAAGAAGATAATTGAAGGCACGCTAGCTATTCCGGCGGTGCCGCCCTCTTCCCGCTCTAATGGCATCATATCGGTCAGCTATCAAGTTATCCTGTCGATCAACACTGGTAGCTGCCACGTGGACTCAGACTTTGAGGTGCCGATTGTCATTGGCACCATTCCATTAATCCAGAGCGCTGAGAACCCCGCGCATGTGTCCGAGTGGATACCGCAAACACCAGACACTCCGGCCGGAGCTGCAGCTGACCTGCCTCCCAGCTACGACAAGTGCA AACCACCGACTTTCGAGGAGGCCACCAATTTTGGCGAAAGGTTTATAGATATCGACGTGGACGAGCACAACCGCACGGATGACTTCATACCGCGTTATCCAATGTACACTAACTTTGCCTTGCCATCGGCGCCCCCACTTCTAACAGAAGAACCGGGTTCTTCTCTTCAACAACCCGTTCCCGTCCTGTCCCTACCTCATGACGCCAGTGCCCCATTGATCGAAGGCAGCTCTATTGATCGCCCTTCACCATCTTACGGCTGGAACTCGAACTCTTAG
- the LOC128252933 gene encoding uncharacterized protein LOC128252933 — protein sequence MPINCAFYLSRGADIYYTGEQISGSLTVTVDGKKHFQLEGVGITLHGVSSVHWRESLHGPPEIEHNDSTGILENAKVDYKGTKVHISQTKKLTSGLRLQPGIFQLGDFKFQLPENLPATCSLPFGKVQYMLKAVFERRGKHNKCFQQRLVIRKSLEFSDLKPQITETSNISLTLSRSVFVPGQNVSYETNPKDGSSKLLTRLCKKISYTCQKPSAKTKTVVQVLSESLDLISNLRLPLTAPIMSHPDLLEPIQISYYIETLNYLDPPLKLPIFVVTAAPLMYSPMESSRLCFVNMALSQSDLMKPINQDLTQSLSPEIGSLALTKHCERIKLLKGPRRKKSYVQIALRYFYKKVGP from the exons ATGCCAATAAAttgtgcattttatttatcgcGTGGTGCTGATATTTATTACACTGGCGAGCAAATTTCGGGTTCACTCACTGTGACAGTTGACggcaaaaaacattttcaattagaGG GCGTAGGTATAACTCTCCACGGAGTCTCATCGGTTCACTGGCGGGAATCACTACATGGTCCTCCGGAAATCGAACATAATGACAGTACCGGGATCTTGGAGAATGCCAAAGTGGATTACAAGGGCACCAAGGTTCACATAAGTCAAACAAAGAAGTTGACTAGTGGACTACGCCTACAACCTGGCATTTTTCAATTGGGTGACTTTAAGTTCCAGCTCCCTGAAAACTTGCCAGCTACTTGCAGTCTTCCCTTCGGCAAAGTGCAGTATATGCTTAAGGCTGTTTTTGAAAGGAGGGGAAAACACAACAAATGCTTTCAGCAGCGACTGGTGATAAGAAAGAGCCTGGAGTTTAGTGATCTTAAGCCCCAAATTACGGAGACCTCCAATATAAGTCTTACACTGTCCCGAAGTGTGTTTGTTCCCGGTCAAAATGTAAGCTATGAAACAAATCCCAAGGATGGATCTTCGAAGCTCTTAACCCGATTGTGTAAAAAAATCAGTTACACATGTCAGAAACCCAGTGCAAAGACCAAAACCGTTGTACAAGTTTTATCTGAGTCTTTAGACCTGATAAGTAACCTTCGCTTGCCTCTGACAGCCCCCATTATGAGCCACCCAGATCTGTTGGAGCCTATACAAATCAGTTATTATATTGAGACACTTAACTACTTGGACCCTCCCCTAAAACTGCCTATATTTGTGGTTACTGCAGCACCACTCATGTACTCCCCCATGGAATCTTCGCGACTTTGCTTTGTTAATATGG CCCTGAGTCAGAGCGATCTAATGAAGCCAATTAATCAGGATCTGACCCAGAGCTTATCCCCGGAAATTGGCTCATTGGCGCTGACCAAACATTGTGAACGCATCAAGTTGCTAAAAGGCCCGAGGAGAAAAAAGTCGTACGTGCAAATAGCATTACGATACTTTTATAAGAAAGTTGGACCCTGA
- the LOC128252926 gene encoding arrestin domain-containing protein 17 isoform X1: MPIECLISFDNNPQGVYYAGQELSGVVDLSVDATKRIKGIHVTVSGYAKIRWIKKGYPRDSERAMCRAYRSYLSSRSYVLGSCANNSSIDWPAGEYSYTFHVILPDNLPTSFDGKYGQIHYEIITTIERAGRYPKVFKLPFTVIQPLDLNADAIYRVPLEILDRKRFWSFCCPTGPLTVKFSTPYCGYAPGQKIHFVLYINNESSIDITECEVKLKQEVSYESHDPQHEYRYDKHLIARKQFGNVLRWSRKVYRGYLDLPSIPPTSVKPTCPISVNYSIKIIVNPTEFHWKLKLKIPLTIGSIPIMDGPEALLRFNRQQQQHQVASQNLQMSTQQRDRNADLDRDRDRDRDRDRDRTGASVQQQHLSSINNNNHGRFAGGLLPTNSNMNMIVNASPTPTSSTPSSTPTTAALRPTAMPAILVTSDSDNPPDYIPMMPPSYEDAMALSEKFSDDTEFLTNVSMSSILSAQADVTTSEPFKPRYPVYYDYETPTIPPERLYDESSAQLRLTLSCQDSVPAEAEVDEEVTPNAPVGEFFVCEKK, encoded by the exons ATGCCCATTGAGTGCCTTATATCATTTGATAATAATCCACAAGGTGTCTACTATGCCGGACAGGAGCTATCCGGAGTTGTTGATCTCAGCGTCGACGCCACCAAACGCATTAAAG GCATCCACGTCACCGTCAGCGGCTATGCCAAGATACGCTGGATAAAAAAGGGATATCCGCGCGACAGCGAGCGAGCCATGTGCCGCGCCTACCGATCGTACCTGTCCTCGCGGTCCTACGTCCTCGGGTCCTGCGCGAACAACTCGAGCATCGACTGGCCGGCCGGCGAGTACTCGTACACCTTCCACGTCATTCTGCCCGACAACCTGCCCACGTCCTTCGATGGCAAGTACGGCCAGATTCACTACGAGATCATCACGACCATCGAGCGGGCCGGTCGCTACCCGAAGGTCTTCAAGCTGCCATTTACCGTGATACAACCCTTGGACCTGAATGCCGACGCCATTTACAGG GTGCCTTTGGAGATTCTCGATCGGAAGCGCTTCTGGAGCTTTTGCTGCCCCACGGGTCCGTTGACGGTGAAGTTCTCGACGCCGTACTGCGGATATGCACCCGGCCAGAAGATCCACTTCGTGCTGTACATCAACAACGAGTCCTCGATCGACATCACCGAGTGCGAGGTGAAGCTGAAGCAGGAGGTGAGCTACGAGTCGCACGATCCGCAGCACGAGTACCGCTACGACAAGCACCTGATCGCCCGGAAGCAGTTCGGAAACGTTTTGCGATGGTCGCGGAAGGTGTACCGAGGGTATCTGGACCTGCCTTCGATTCCGCCCACTTCGGTGAAGCCCACGTGCCCCATTAGTGTTAACTATTCGATTAAGATCATCGTGAACCCCACGGAGTTCCACTGGAAGCTGAAGCTCAAGATTCCGCTCACCATCGGCAGCATTCCGATCATGGATGGCCCAGAGGCCCTGCTGCGATTCAAtcgccagcagcaacagcaccaaGTAGCTAGTCAAAATTTACAAATGTCCACGCAGCAGCGCGACAGGAACGCTGATCTGGATCGAGACAGGGATCGGGATCGCGATCGGGATCGGGACCGGACAGGTGCCTCAGTTCAGCAGCAACACCTcagcagcatcaacaacaacaatcatgGACGCTTTGCGGGTGGACTACTGCCGACCAATAGCAATATGAATATGATAGTAAACGCAAGTCCCACGCCCACGAGCTCCACGCCCTCATCAACGCCAACAACTGCCGCCCTCAGGCCCACGGCCATGCCAGCGATATTGGTGACCAGCGATAGCGATAATCCCCCGGACTATATACCCATGA TGCCACCATCGTATGAAGATGCCATGGCTCTAAGTGAGAAATTCAGCGATGATACTGAGTTCTTGACCAACGTTAGCATGAGCAGCATTTTGTCCGCTCAGGCTGATGTTACCACAAGTGAGCCCTTTAAGCCGCGTTATCCGGTCTATTACGATTATGAGACACCGACCATACCGCCCG AGAGGCTTTACGATGAGTCCAGTGCCCAGCTGCGTCTCACACTCAGCTGCCAGGATTCGGTGCCAGCGGAAGCGGAAGTGGATGAGGAGGTGACCCCGAACGCACCTGTAGGAGAGTTTTTCGTCTGCGAAAAGAAATGA